A genomic region of Anaerolineales bacterium contains the following coding sequences:
- a CDS encoding DUF1116 domain-containing protein, translating to MIDIAKANQTAVSRMMEARPILKGVTPAKDVIPGMKPNLLLHAGPPIEWARMSGPLRGAVIGALIFEGLAKTEQEAVALVEKGEIDFAPCHHHDTVGPMAGVTSSSMMVYIIENETHGNKAYSNLNEGYGKVLRYGAFSEEVIAKLRWMNESMGPLLAKAIEASGGIDIRALLSESLHMGDEGHNRNKAGSIIYTAKLAPWIAKVVADNEVESEVLKALGDNALSVLNPVMAACKAMSASAHGIEGSTMVTTMARNGTDFGMRVSGLGEQWFTAPAEVPDGLYFPSFTSKDANPDIGDSTITETAGIGAFAMAAAPAIVTFVSGTPQDALNATLEMYEITIAEHSHFTIPQLEFRGTPTGIDIRKVVELGITPRVNTGIAHREAGVGQVGAGLVRPPMKIFEDALVAYAERYKL from the coding sequence ATGATAGATATTGCAAAAGCGAATCAAACCGCCGTCTCCCGCATGATGGAGGCGCGCCCGATACTGAAAGGCGTTACGCCGGCCAAAGACGTCATCCCGGGCATGAAGCCGAATCTGCTGCTGCACGCCGGCCCCCCCATCGAATGGGCACGCATGTCTGGCCCGTTGCGCGGAGCGGTCATCGGCGCGCTGATCTTTGAAGGACTGGCCAAGACGGAGCAAGAGGCTGTGGCGCTGGTGGAAAAGGGCGAGATTGACTTTGCGCCCTGCCATCATCACGACACCGTTGGCCCCATGGCTGGCGTGACCTCCTCCTCCATGATGGTTTACATCATCGAGAACGAGACCCACGGCAACAAGGCCTACTCCAACCTCAACGAAGGCTATGGCAAGGTGCTGCGCTATGGCGCCTTCAGCGAGGAAGTGATTGCCAAGCTGCGCTGGATGAACGAAAGCATGGGGCCGTTGCTGGCCAAAGCCATTGAGGCCAGCGGCGGCATTGATATCCGCGCCCTGCTGTCCGAGAGCTTGCACATGGGCGACGAGGGCCACAACCGCAACAAGGCTGGCTCCATCATCTATACCGCCAAGCTGGCACCGTGGATTGCCAAGGTGGTCGCTGACAACGAGGTGGAGTCTGAGGTGCTCAAGGCGCTGGGTGACAATGCACTCAGCGTACTGAATCCCGTCATGGCGGCCTGCAAAGCCATGTCAGCCAGCGCACACGGCATCGAGGGCAGCACGATGGTGACCACGATGGCGCGCAACGGCACCGACTTCGGTATGCGTGTCAGCGGCCTGGGCGAGCAATGGTTCACCGCCCCCGCCGAGGTGCCGGATGGCCTGTACTTCCCCAGCTTCACCAGCAAGGATGCCAATCCAGACATCGGCGACAGCACCATCACGGAGACAGCGGGCATCGGCGCCTTCGCCATGGCGGCAGCGCCAGCCATCGTCACCTTCGTGAGCGGTACGCCGCAGGATGCGCTCAACGCCACGCTGGAGATGTACGAGATCACCATCGCCGAGCACAGCCACTTCACCATTCCGCAACTGGAGTTCCGCGGCACGCCGACCGGTATCGACATCCGCAAGGTGGTTGAGCTGGGTATCACGCCGCGCGTCAACACCGGCATCGCCCACCGCGAAGCGGGCGTGGGCCAGGTGGGCGCTGGTTTGGTACGCCCGCCGATGAAGATTTTTGAAGATGCGTTGGTGGCGTACGCGGAGCGCTACAAACTTTAA
- a CDS encoding cyclase family protein, with the protein MKIHDLSQPLNQDASFWPFYPPFEVKYIKRKAEHGVNAQYIMTSNHMGTHLDAPRHFVTNGKTIDQLPLDWLYGEGVIVDLSSQLDDLDVFTPEMIEKTAEVKNGDILFIHTGWHKYSFFSPEGDEERYIQRHPGPHHSICEWLLDKKIHLWGVDMISTDHPMNLPIGRFLGKGGLEHWAKVRKLVEKKLGGSEKVDEMFPAEAYQLTHNALFPHDCFHVENLGGEIGNPALHNKRLILGAFPWKFQGGEAAFCRAVAFTQE; encoded by the coding sequence ATGAAAATCCACGACTTGTCCCAGCCCCTCAACCAAGACGCCTCGTTCTGGCCGTTCTACCCCCCGTTTGAAGTCAAGTACATCAAGCGCAAGGCCGAGCACGGCGTGAACGCGCAGTACATCATGACCAGCAATCATATGGGCACCCACTTGGATGCGCCGCGCCACTTTGTCACCAACGGCAAGACGATTGACCAGTTGCCGCTGGATTGGCTGTATGGCGAAGGCGTGATTGTGGATCTGAGCAGCCAGCTGGACGACCTGGATGTGTTCACGCCCGAGATGATCGAGAAGACCGCCGAGGTCAAGAACGGAGATATTCTCTTCATCCACACGGGCTGGCACAAGTATTCCTTCTTCAGCCCAGAGGGTGACGAAGAGCGTTACATCCAGCGCCACCCCGGCCCGCACCACAGCATCTGTGAGTGGCTGCTGGACAAGAAAATTCACCTGTGGGGCGTGGACATGATTTCCACTGACCACCCCATGAACCTGCCCATTGGCCGCTTCCTCGGCAAAGGTGGTTTGGAGCACTGGGCCAAGGTGCGCAAACTCGTGGAGAAGAAACTAGGCGGCTCTGAGAAGGTGGACGAAATGTTCCCTGCTGAGGCTTACCAGCTCACCCACAATGCGCTGTTCCCGCATGACTGCTTCCATGTGGAGAACCTGGGTGGCGAGATTGGCAACCCGGCGTTGCACAACAAGCGCCTGATCCTGGGCGCCTTCCCGTGGAAGTTCCAGGGTGGCGAGGCTGCCTTCTGCCGCGCCGTGGCTTTCACCCAAGAGTAG